A single window of Synechococcus sp. CBW1004 DNA harbors:
- a CDS encoding ABC transporter ATP-binding protein, with protein sequence MQESDGYAIIANDLSHVYQAGDLATSVLKNVCFSVAAGEFVSLVGPSGCGKTTLLTLIGGLKPTQSGSLRVLGRELRGCSNQELLRLRSEIGIVFQAHHLMPFLTALQNVQVAMEVTLRHTHKERSRRATELLADLGLESKIHSYPSMLSGGQKQRVAFARAMACEPKLILADEPTASLDRATGRDVVLTMQSRAREHGIAVLMATHDPRVIDMADRVIKIDDGQIVS encoded by the coding sequence ATGCAGGAATCAGACGGCTATGCGATCATCGCCAATGATCTGAGCCATGTCTACCAGGCTGGAGATCTGGCGACCTCTGTACTCAAGAATGTGTGTTTTTCCGTGGCCGCTGGAGAGTTCGTTTCTCTGGTTGGGCCTTCGGGATGTGGCAAGACAACACTGCTGACCCTCATCGGCGGTCTCAAGCCCACACAGAGCGGCTCTCTACGGGTGCTGGGCAGGGAATTGCGTGGTTGCAGCAATCAGGAGCTGCTGCGACTGCGATCCGAAATCGGGATTGTTTTTCAAGCCCACCATCTGATGCCCTTTCTCACGGCACTTCAGAATGTACAGGTGGCGATGGAGGTGACTCTCAGGCATACCCACAAGGAACGCTCCCGTCGGGCCACCGAGTTGCTGGCTGACCTGGGCCTGGAAAGCAAGATCCATTCCTACCCATCGATGCTGTCCGGTGGCCAGAAGCAGCGGGTGGCCTTCGCACGGGCGATGGCCTGTGAGCCGAAACTGATCCTGGCGGATGAGCCCACAGCCTCCCTGGATCGGGCCACGGGGCGCGATGTGGTGCTCACCATGCAGTCAAGGGCTCGGGAGCACGGCATCGCTGTGCTGATGGCCACCCATGATCCGCGCGTCATCGACATGGCGGATCGGGTCATCAAGATTGACGACGGCCAGATCGTCAGCTGA
- a CDS encoding type I polyketide synthase, protein MKPNWRGAAIRCQSHYWNCTDSIGFFRGSLKGPSFTVDTACSSSLVAVHLACEAIWRGEASAALAGGVQALLQPGVHTMFCKAGLLAPDGRCKSFDAAANGYVRSEGAGAVLLKPLSEAQADGDTVYAVIRGTAVNSDGRSNGMVAPNYRAQVACLKAAFRRAGVDPSSAQYVEAHGTGTRHGDPIELRALGMVLGQGRRDDRPCRVGSVKTNLGHSETAAGITGLIKAALCVHHRQIPPSLNFRTPNPSIDFQGLKLRVQTALEPFPQPDAPAVVGVSSFGFGGTNAHVVLDEAPRQPAPARYGQQLPLQLLCLSARTEPALRALAVATADQLERQPQSGFEDLCATANQCRSPMVKRLTCLAPDRASLIQQLRAFSQGQELPGLRHGQASRQPGRLAFLFTGQGSQAPGMAQGLYQAHPVFREAFDRCTALLDPLLGQPLAELIFPTEDRREQAAELLSQTRFTQPALFVVGYALSQLWLSWGVRPDLLMGHSVGEVVAAHLAGVFSLEDALRLIEARGRLMQDLPAGGGMLALLTSQERVQQLLATLADEAGALHLAAINGPTNIVVAGAVGPLQRLEAAAAAAGVQAQRLAVSHAFHTPALRPMLPAFEQVLLQIRFSPPRIPLVSNVTGQLIGAEIATAEYWCQHVISPVRFGDGMAACSGISTFIEMGARPTLIGMGRHCLREPYLSWLPSLRPGQEDLAVLLDSLARLHELGHSVDWRAFHRPFPHRRVKLPGYPFQRQRYWWSPVGQGEAPSTLWRQFIHPGGSGAALTTLQSAAVAGSPATGLPAPALAGAAAALEPLALPGGTEQRLQTWLSAAAPEDLSDHRIRNQVVFPAAGFLLLALQALQQLERPLALADLELDTPLRLSDAATTLQLVLGEAIEFHSAGPEAGAGSPAWRCHGRARRPHGSDASAIPPPFAPFEAPADAAELDLDHFYAALRQFGLNYGPSFRGLISLRRAGGDRPDADSPGVGQGAGRAWATLQRPPGASDWALLDACFQAVAATLDPEASAGQLLLPVGLQELSLARLPLPDRFECQVQLRHSDEPALVLADLLLCSSGDAASAPEVLGWLRGFRLRRLPRQALEWLFPQAEAEPAAGESPQALNRDLVRHHWIPLATEEHRDGDADAQGPPAEADVLWIESADADLETGIAALLQLAQKASAGSATTIWLVLEGQSATAHALAAMARTAALEAGRSTWFTLWLPAGARRDNLSIPWGAIQCLAQEEATLAFDGAQLQRGRLLPVHPERFRYGTASFGLLESLHPAPLPPQSPARGELELVVEATGLNFRDVLNALGLLREYSRQLGMDEAARVPFGGECVGRVVAVGEGVDPALIGQRMLAALAVGSLASHVVTRAELCVPLPEAMSIEVGASLSTAFLTAVYGLDTLAQLKPGETVLIHAAAGGVGQAAVQVAQRLGARVFATASDAKHALLLEQGVEAVFDSRSTLFAEQLLARTDGRGVDVVLNSLKGEWVDASFRALARGGRFVELGKIEIWSRTEAEQRRPDARYLPFDLLEVAAADPGLIQQLLRDILTRVDSGAFRPIPLQSFPIERTEEAFRLMAQSRHIGKVVIQLQPRTPTGLAIRPAGTYLISGAFGGIGRLLCSWLADQGAASLLLLARPGGRDPEQRRELLASLTARGLAVQVLELDLGCAGEGGHRVVDALRAALAGLPPDQPLRGVFHAAGVLDDGLIPTQTPQRIAAVMAPKLAGWQQLDRALQASGADPELVVMFSSMASLIGSPGQSGYSAANGALDGLMRASARPGWLSLQWGPWASGGMAAALDPQQQQRLQAFGLRLLEPALALERLERAIRQELAGPVAVIDVDWQTLARQAPERQARALEALVRSSARDEESPEAAEPAYLLTLRQIPAAERLSTLIAFIQKQLATVMGIVDSDQIDPGEPLFNLGLDSLMALELMVLLEKNLGIKLTESLVFEYPTIEALSGYFMQELFRDDGSSATSIPTESLSSHQVEQATDMPPQDGSAVDEHVSESRIEQELEEIGSLDASELLRQLRG, encoded by the coding sequence GTGAAACCCAACTGGAGGGGGGCCGCCATCCGCTGCCAGTCTCATTATTGGAACTGTACTGATTCTATCGGGTTTTTCAGGGGTTCCCTGAAGGGTCCCAGTTTCACGGTCGACACCGCCTGTTCGTCCTCGCTCGTTGCTGTTCATCTGGCCTGTGAAGCCATCTGGCGTGGTGAGGCCAGCGCGGCCCTGGCCGGCGGTGTCCAGGCCCTGCTGCAGCCAGGCGTTCACACCATGTTCTGCAAGGCGGGCCTGCTGGCTCCCGATGGTCGCTGCAAGAGTTTCGATGCGGCAGCCAACGGCTATGTGCGCTCGGAAGGCGCTGGCGCGGTGTTGCTCAAGCCGCTCAGCGAGGCCCAGGCGGACGGCGACACGGTCTACGCCGTGATCCGGGGCACGGCGGTCAATTCGGATGGCCGCAGCAATGGCATGGTGGCCCCCAATTACCGCGCCCAGGTGGCCTGTCTGAAGGCTGCATTCCGGCGGGCCGGTGTGGATCCTTCCTCAGCCCAGTATGTGGAGGCCCATGGCACCGGCACCCGTCACGGGGATCCGATCGAACTGCGGGCCCTCGGCATGGTGCTCGGGCAAGGCCGCAGAGACGATCGCCCCTGCCGCGTTGGATCGGTGAAGACCAACCTGGGTCATTCCGAAACCGCCGCAGGCATCACCGGTCTGATCAAGGCGGCCCTGTGCGTGCACCATCGCCAGATCCCCCCCAGCCTGAACTTCCGCACCCCCAATCCCTCGATCGATTTCCAGGGCCTCAAGCTCAGGGTGCAGACGGCACTGGAGCCCTTCCCCCAGCCCGACGCGCCGGCGGTGGTGGGGGTGAGTTCGTTCGGCTTCGGCGGCACCAATGCCCACGTGGTGCTCGATGAAGCACCCCGGCAGCCGGCTCCAGCCCGCTACGGCCAGCAGCTGCCCCTGCAACTGCTCTGCCTCTCGGCCCGCACCGAGCCGGCCCTGCGCGCCCTGGCCGTGGCCACGGCAGATCAGCTCGAGCGGCAGCCCCAGTCGGGCTTCGAGGACCTCTGCGCCACGGCGAATCAGTGCCGCAGCCCGATGGTGAAACGGCTCACCTGTCTGGCTCCGGACCGGGCCAGCCTGATCCAGCAGCTGCGGGCCTTCAGTCAGGGGCAGGAGCTGCCGGGACTGCGCCACGGCCAGGCCTCCCGCCAGCCCGGTCGGCTCGCCTTCCTGTTCACCGGCCAGGGTTCCCAGGCCCCGGGCATGGCCCAGGGCCTCTACCAGGCCCATCCGGTCTTCCGTGAAGCCTTCGATCGCTGCACGGCCCTGCTCGATCCGCTGCTCGGTCAGCCCCTGGCGGAGCTGATCTTCCCCACCGAGGACCGGCGTGAGCAGGCGGCGGAGCTGCTCTCCCAGACCCGCTTCACCCAGCCCGCCCTGTTCGTGGTGGGTTATGCCCTCAGCCAGCTGTGGCTGAGCTGGGGGGTGCGCCCCGACCTGCTGATGGGCCACAGCGTCGGTGAGGTGGTGGCCGCTCACCTGGCCGGGGTGTTCAGCCTTGAGGACGCCCTGCGCCTGATCGAGGCCCGCGGCCGTCTGATGCAGGATCTGCCGGCCGGCGGCGGCATGCTGGCCCTGCTCACCAGCCAGGAGCGGGTTCAGCAGCTGCTCGCCACGCTCGCGGACGAGGCGGGCGCGTTGCACCTGGCGGCCATCAATGGCCCCACCAACATCGTGGTGGCCGGTGCCGTGGGGCCGCTGCAACGGCTGGAGGCCGCCGCCGCCGCCGCCGGTGTGCAGGCCCAGCGACTGGCGGTGTCGCATGCGTTCCACACCCCGGCCCTGCGGCCGATGCTGCCGGCGTTCGAGCAGGTGCTGCTCCAGATCCGCTTCAGCCCCCCGCGGATTCCCCTGGTCAGCAATGTCACCGGGCAGCTGATCGGCGCCGAGATCGCCACGGCCGAGTACTGGTGCCAGCACGTGATCAGCCCCGTGCGCTTCGGCGACGGGATGGCCGCCTGCAGCGGCATCTCCACGTTCATCGAAATGGGGGCCCGGCCCACCCTGATCGGCATGGGGCGTCACTGCCTGCGGGAGCCCTACCTGAGCTGGCTGCCCAGCCTGCGCCCCGGCCAGGAGGATCTGGCCGTCCTGCTCGACAGCCTGGCCCGGCTGCACGAACTCGGCCACAGCGTCGACTGGCGGGCCTTTCACCGCCCCTTCCCCCATCGGCGGGTCAAGCTGCCGGGCTATCCGTTCCAGCGGCAGCGCTACTGGTGGTCTCCGGTGGGGCAGGGGGAGGCGCCCAGCACCCTCTGGCGACAGTTCATCCACCCCGGTGGTTCCGGCGCCGCGCTGACGACGCTGCAGTCGGCCGCCGTCGCCGGCAGTCCCGCGACCGGCCTGCCGGCTCCTGCGCTGGCCGGCGCGGCGGCGGCCCTGGAACCGCTGGCCCTGCCCGGGGGGACGGAGCAGCGTCTGCAGACCTGGCTGTCGGCCGCCGCGCCGGAGGATCTGAGCGATCACCGCATCCGCAACCAGGTGGTGTTCCCGGCGGCGGGTTTCCTGCTGCTCGCCCTGCAGGCACTGCAGCAGCTGGAACGCCCCCTGGCACTGGCCGATCTGGAGCTGGACACGCCGCTGCGGCTCAGTGACGCGGCCACGACGCTGCAGCTGGTGCTGGGTGAGGCCATCGAGTTTCACAGCGCCGGCCCCGAGGCGGGCGCCGGATCCCCGGCCTGGCGTTGTCATGGCCGGGCCCGCCGGCCGCACGGCAGCGACGCCTCGGCCATCCCGCCCCCCTTCGCCCCGTTCGAGGCGCCGGCCGACGCCGCCGAGCTCGACCTGGACCACTTCTATGCGGCCCTGCGGCAGTTCGGGCTCAACTACGGGCCCAGCTTCCGTGGGTTGATCAGCCTGCGCCGCGCCGGCGGCGACCGGCCTGACGCGGACTCCCCCGGCGTTGGTCAGGGGGCTGGCCGGGCCTGGGCCACGCTGCAGCGTCCCCCTGGCGCCAGCGACTGGGCTCTGCTTGATGCCTGCTTCCAGGCGGTGGCGGCCACGCTGGATCCCGAGGCGTCCGCGGGCCAGCTGCTGCTGCCGGTGGGCCTGCAGGAGCTGAGCCTGGCGCGGCTGCCGCTCCCCGATCGCTTCGAGTGCCAGGTGCAGCTGCGCCACAGCGATGAGCCGGCTCTGGTGCTGGCCGATCTGCTGCTCTGCTCCAGCGGCGACGCCGCGAGCGCCCCCGAGGTTCTCGGCTGGCTGCGGGGCTTCCGGCTGCGGCGCCTGCCGCGCCAGGCCCTCGAGTGGCTGTTCCCGCAGGCGGAGGCGGAGCCGGCGGCTGGGGAGTCGCCGCAGGCCCTCAACCGTGATCTGGTGCGCCATCACTGGATTCCCTTGGCGACCGAAGAGCACCGCGACGGCGACGCCGATGCGCAGGGCCCTCCCGCGGAGGCGGATGTGCTCTGGATCGAGTCGGCCGATGCCGACCTGGAGACAGGGATCGCCGCGCTGCTGCAGCTGGCCCAGAAGGCCAGCGCCGGCAGCGCCACGACGATCTGGCTCGTGCTGGAAGGACAGTCCGCCACGGCCCATGCCCTGGCGGCCATGGCCCGGACCGCGGCCCTGGAGGCGGGCCGCAGCACCTGGTTCACCCTGTGGCTGCCGGCTGGGGCGCGCCGCGACAATCTCAGCATTCCCTGGGGCGCCATCCAGTGCCTCGCCCAGGAGGAGGCCACGCTCGCCTTCGATGGTGCGCAGCTGCAGCGGGGCCGGCTGCTGCCGGTCCATCCCGAGCGGTTCCGCTACGGCACCGCCAGCTTCGGCCTCCTGGAAAGCCTGCACCCTGCTCCTCTCCCCCCCCAGAGCCCGGCCCGTGGCGAACTGGAACTGGTGGTGGAGGCCACCGGCCTCAATTTCCGCGATGTGCTCAACGCCCTGGGGCTGTTGCGCGAGTACAGCCGTCAGCTGGGCATGGATGAGGCGGCCCGGGTTCCCTTCGGTGGCGAATGCGTCGGCCGTGTCGTCGCGGTCGGGGAGGGGGTGGATCCCGCCCTGATCGGCCAGCGGATGCTGGCGGCGCTGGCGGTGGGCAGTCTCGCCAGCCATGTGGTCACGCGCGCCGAGCTGTGCGTGCCTCTGCCCGAGGCGATGTCCATCGAGGTGGGCGCCAGCCTCAGCACAGCCTTCCTCACCGCGGTCTATGGACTGGACACCCTGGCTCAGCTGAAGCCTGGCGAGACGGTGCTGATCCACGCGGCGGCCGGTGGCGTCGGTCAGGCGGCGGTTCAGGTGGCCCAGCGTCTCGGTGCGCGGGTGTTCGCCACGGCCAGCGATGCCAAGCACGCCCTGCTGCTGGAGCAGGGCGTCGAGGCGGTGTTCGATTCCCGATCCACCCTGTTCGCCGAACAGCTGCTCGCCCGCACCGATGGCCGTGGCGTCGATGTGGTGCTCAACAGCCTCAAAGGCGAGTGGGTGGACGCCAGTTTCCGCGCCCTGGCCCGGGGCGGCCGCTTCGTCGAACTGGGCAAGATCGAGATCTGGAGCCGCACCGAAGCGGAGCAGCGCCGCCCCGATGCCCGCTACCTGCCGTTCGATCTGCTCGAGGTGGCTGCGGCCGATCCCGGCCTGATCCAGCAGCTGCTGCGCGACATCCTCACCCGCGTCGACAGCGGAGCGTTCCGACCCATCCCGCTGCAGAGCTTCCCGATCGAGCGGACCGAGGAAGCCTTCCGGCTGATGGCCCAGTCCCGGCACATCGGCAAGGTGGTGATTCAGCTGCAGCCGCGCACGCCGACCGGTCTGGCCATCCGCCCGGCGGGCACGTATCTGATCAGCGGCGCCTTCGGCGGCATCGGTCGCCTGCTCTGCTCGTGGCTGGCCGACCAGGGGGCCGCTTCTCTGCTGTTGCTGGCCCGTCCCGGTGGCCGCGATCCCGAGCAGCGGCGGGAGCTGCTGGCCTCCCTCACGGCCAGGGGCCTGGCCGTGCAGGTGCTGGAGCTGGATCTGGGCTGCGCCGGCGAGGGCGGCCACCGGGTGGTTGATGCCCTGCGCGCAGCCCTGGCCGGGCTGCCACCGGATCAGCCGCTGCGGGGGGTGTTTCATGCCGCCGGCGTGCTGGATGACGGCCTGATTCCCACCCAGACGCCGCAGCGGATCGCGGCCGTCATGGCTCCCAAGCTGGCCGGCTGGCAGCAGCTGGATCGGGCGCTGCAGGCCAGTGGCGCCGATCCGGAGCTGGTGGTGATGTTCAGTTCGATGGCCTCCCTGATCGGTTCGCCCGGCCAGTCGGGGTACAGCGCCGCCAACGGGGCCCTCGACGGACTGATGCGGGCTTCCGCGCGTCCTGGTTGGCTGTCCCTTCAATGGGGGCCCTGGGCCAGCGGTGGCATGGCCGCAGCCCTCGATCCGCAGCAGCAGCAGCGCCTGCAGGCCTTCGGCCTGCGCCTGCTGGAGCCTGCGCTCGCCCTGGAGCGCCTGGAGCGGGCCATCCGGCAGGAACTCGCCGGCCCGGTGGCTGTGATCGATGTCGACTGGCAGACCCTGGCGCGCCAGGCACCGGAGCGCCAGGCGAGGGCTCTGGAAGCGCTGGTGCGTTCCTCTGCGCGGGACGAGGAGTCGCCAGAGGCGGCTGAGCCGGCCTATTTGCTCACCCTGAGACAGATCCCGGCGGCGGAACGCTTGTCGACCCTGATTGCGTTCATTCAGAAGCAACTGGCGACGGTGATGGGCATCGTTGACAGTGACCAGATCGACCCTGGTGAGCCGCTGTTCAATCTGGGCCTGGATTCATTGATGGCCCTGGAACTGATGGTCCTCCTCGAGAAAAATCTGGGCATCAAGCTGACTGAATCGCTGGTCTTTGAATATCCAACAATCGAGGCGCTTTCGGGCTATTTCATGCAGGAACTGTTCCGTGATGATGGCTCCTCTGCGACCAGCATTCCGACTGAATCGCTGAGCAGTCACCAGGTCGAGCAGGCGACCGACATGCCTCCGCAAGATGGGTCTGCGGTTGATGAGCACGTCTCTGAATCGCGCATTGAGCAGGAACTGGAGGAGATCGGTTCGCTCGATGCCAGTGAGCTGCTGCGGCAGCTCAGAGGTTGA
- the devC gene encoding ABC transporter permease DevC, translated as MKRFSFDPFSKRRIPIAWLLLKKQPTKLLVAVLGVAFASILILMQLAIQDALYNSSVAIFNKFNTDLVVLNPQSASLTGIAGFPESRLADVYADKSVDDIYPVRWRYVKWRLPGDDMSRWSIGIGINPSQPVFNDPAVKEQQGKLTVESRVLYDVLSRPEFGPVKELFNSGKTVNAFVNDHRLRVAGLVRLGPSFGYDASFITNINTINAIFPPKEERIIELGLVKLRPGADPVQTASRIRKSLSPDVTIMTRDDLVSTEKSYWSTSKPIGTVFAFCAVMGLSVGSMMVYQLLSMDVTFHLPAYALMMSIGYRRLRLERIVFNEGLILSVLGFPVAWLVSSILCMLITANTSLPMDLPLKTVVATFLLIVSMCCASSLFAMSKLNDADPSELFG; from the coding sequence ATGAAAAGATTTTCTTTTGATCCTTTCAGCAAGCGCAGAATCCCCATCGCCTGGCTGCTGCTGAAGAAGCAACCAACAAAGCTCCTGGTTGCCGTGCTTGGGGTGGCGTTCGCCTCTATTCTCATCTTGATGCAGCTTGCTATTCAGGATGCCCTCTACAATTCCAGTGTCGCTATCTTCAACAAGTTCAACACCGATCTTGTTGTCCTGAATCCTCAATCAGCAAGCCTGACAGGCATTGCCGGTTTTCCTGAATCGCGGCTCGCAGATGTTTACGCAGACAAATCCGTTGATGATATCTACCCAGTTCGATGGCGATATGTGAAGTGGCGCCTCCCAGGCGATGACATGAGCAGATGGTCCATTGGGATTGGAATCAATCCCAGCCAGCCGGTCTTTAATGACCCCGCCGTGAAGGAACAGCAAGGGAAGCTGACGGTGGAGAGCCGTGTGCTCTACGATGTATTGTCAAGACCTGAGTTTGGGCCCGTCAAAGAGTTATTCAACTCTGGAAAGACGGTTAACGCTTTTGTCAATGATCACAGGCTCAGGGTTGCAGGCTTGGTGCGACTGGGACCCTCCTTTGGATACGACGCGTCGTTCATCACAAATATCAACACCATCAATGCTATCTTCCCACCCAAGGAAGAAAGAATCATCGAGCTTGGCTTGGTCAAACTCAGGCCGGGCGCGGATCCCGTGCAAACGGCATCCCGGATCAGAAAATCTCTGTCCCCTGACGTGACCATCATGACTAGGGATGACCTTGTTTCCACCGAAAAAAGTTATTGGTCAACCAGCAAACCCATTGGGACAGTGTTCGCTTTTTGTGCGGTCATGGGATTGTCCGTTGGCAGCATGATGGTCTATCAACTGCTGAGCATGGATGTCACCTTTCATCTTCCTGCTTACGCCCTGATGATGTCGATCGGCTATCGGCGCTTGAGACTGGAACGGATCGTCTTTAACGAAGGCTTGATCCTTTCGGTGCTGGGTTTCCCAGTGGCCTGGCTGGTGAGTTCAATCCTGTGCATGCTGATCACAGCCAACACCTCCTTGCCCATGGATCTGCCCCTTAAGACGGTCGTTGCCACATTCCTATTGATTGTTTCCATGTGCTGCGCCTCTTCCTTGTTTGCGATGTCAAAACTGAATGACGCCGATCCTTCGGAGCTCTTTGGCTAA
- a CDS encoding efflux RND transporter periplasmic adaptor subunit: MTGRAPAPRQEHSERLLDFSHSNVALMNKHLRPIFPLLVVALGAVALLRFFTAASKTTPTPVAGTTPRPQASIQPARSGNFSALGYLEPVSKVRVLAAPIQVTEGAPRIQSLNVDEGQQVEKGQILAVFDTLQRVDSQKELVIARIASIKSQARLLENETKRYRQLAKQGVFPAAELEIKELKLLELKSQLREAIAELNKSETERQYSFLRAPISGTILKVLVRTGERPSPRGVMELGATDQMMAVIQVNEDNIRQIHLGQDVILRSENMSFPQRLNGTVSRISQKIGNRKQLSQDPRDDSDWEARTIDVEVRIQPDQSAIVSKLTGAKVVAIFQK; encoded by the coding sequence TTGACGGGGCGCGCACCAGCGCCACGCCAGGAGCATTCCGAAAGGCTGCTTGATTTTTCTCATTCAAATGTCGCGTTAATGAACAAACATTTACGACCTATCTTCCCGTTGCTGGTTGTGGCACTGGGCGCGGTCGCCTTGCTTCGTTTCTTCACTGCGGCGTCCAAAACAACTCCAACCCCTGTCGCTGGCACGACACCCAGGCCCCAGGCTTCAATCCAGCCAGCCCGATCCGGCAACTTTTCGGCGCTGGGTTATCTGGAGCCGGTCAGCAAGGTTCGTGTGTTGGCCGCTCCCATCCAGGTCACCGAAGGCGCTCCAAGAATTCAGTCTCTCAATGTCGACGAGGGGCAACAGGTTGAAAAGGGTCAGATTCTAGCCGTCTTTGATACTCTCCAACGCGTCGATAGCCAAAAAGAACTCGTCATCGCACGGATTGCCTCGATCAAATCTCAGGCCCGCCTGCTCGAAAACGAAACCAAGCGGTATCGACAACTCGCCAAGCAAGGGGTTTTCCCGGCAGCGGAGCTGGAAATCAAGGAGCTCAAGCTCCTGGAATTGAAATCTCAGCTTCGCGAAGCCATTGCGGAACTGAACAAGAGCGAGACCGAACGTCAGTATTCGTTTCTCCGAGCACCGATTTCAGGCACCATTCTTAAGGTTCTTGTTCGCACAGGCGAGCGACCCAGTCCACGAGGTGTCATGGAACTTGGGGCCACTGACCAGATGATGGCAGTCATCCAAGTCAATGAAGACAATATTCGCCAGATTCACCTTGGCCAAGACGTGATTCTCCGCAGTGAGAACATGAGCTTTCCGCAAAGGCTGAATGGGACAGTAAGCCGCATTTCACAGAAGATTGGAAACCGCAAACAGTTATCCCAGGACCCGCGGGATGACTCGGACTGGGAGGCCCGGACAATTGACGTGGAAGTCAGAATCCAACCCGATCAATCTGCGATTGTTTCTAAACTGACTGGCGCCAAAGTGGTGGCCATATTCCAGAAATGA
- a CDS encoding IS630 family transposase has protein sequence MPSGRPMAPLELSADEASQLQSLAGSRSLPHSIVQRAQIVLACAAGDTNTSVAKRFGVRSATVGKWRQRYLDLGIEGLHDELRSGRPRTYEDDTVAEVINRALQSKPTDGSTHWSARTLAAETGISKSTVHRWLQTFSLQPHRQKSFKLSTDPFFVEKVRDIVGLYLNPPDKAMVLCVDEKTQIQALDRTQPLLPMGLGYVEGVTHDYIRHGTTTLFAALDVATGEVITQCKPRHRHQEFLGFLRQIEKSVPEDLDLHLIVDNYCTHKHAKVRAWLAQRPRFHVHYTPTYASWLNQVERWFGLITQRAIRRGSFSSVKELIARIEQFVAAYNTTKAPFNWTATADSILEKLQRLCAQISGTAH, from the coding sequence ATGCCAAGCGGGCGCCCCATGGCTCCTCTGGAGCTGTCGGCTGATGAGGCCAGCCAGCTCCAGAGCCTGGCTGGATCAAGGTCCTTGCCCCATTCGATCGTTCAGCGGGCGCAGATCGTCCTGGCCTGCGCAGCTGGTGACACCAACACCTCAGTTGCCAAGCGATTTGGCGTTCGCAGCGCAACGGTGGGCAAATGGCGGCAGCGCTACCTCGATCTGGGGATCGAGGGGCTGCACGACGAGCTCCGTTCAGGCCGCCCGCGGACCTATGAGGACGACACGGTGGCGGAGGTGATCAACCGAGCCCTGCAGAGCAAGCCAACCGATGGCAGCACGCACTGGAGCGCTCGGACTTTGGCCGCAGAAACAGGGATCTCCAAGTCCACGGTTCACCGCTGGCTGCAGACCTTCTCGCTCCAGCCCCACCGGCAGAAATCGTTCAAGCTCTCCACCGATCCGTTCTTTGTGGAGAAGGTTCGGGACATCGTTGGCCTGTACCTGAACCCGCCCGACAAGGCGATGGTGCTCTGCGTCGACGAGAAGACGCAGATCCAGGCCCTCGACCGCACCCAACCGCTGCTGCCCATGGGGCTGGGCTACGTGGAGGGTGTGACGCATGACTACATCCGCCACGGCACCACGACCCTGTTTGCCGCGCTGGACGTGGCGACCGGTGAGGTAATCACTCAGTGCAAACCCCGGCACCGCCACCAGGAGTTCCTGGGGTTCCTCAGGCAGATCGAGAAGTCCGTCCCCGAGGATCTGGACCTGCACTTGATCGTGGACAACTACTGCACCCACAAGCACGCCAAGGTGCGTGCCTGGCTGGCCCAGCGTCCCCGTTTCCACGTCCACTACACCCCCACCTACGCCTCCTGGCTCAACCAGGTGGAGCGCTGGTTTGGACTGATCACCCAGCGGGCAATCCGGCGCGGCAGCTTCTCCAGCGTCAAAGAGCTGATCGCCAGGATCGAGCAGTTTGTGGCCGCCTACAACACGACCAAGGCCCCGTTCAACTGGACGGCGACAGCTGACTCAATCCTGGAGAAGCTCCAGCGGCTTTGTGCGCAAATCTCTGGGACGGCACACTAG